The sequence AAGGCCTGGGGTGTTGTTGGCGCTGGCGTCGATGACGTAAGAAGGGGTGTTGAGAAGGCCCTGGGCACCAGGGTTGGTGTTAATGGCGTCCTTGAAGCGCTACCATTAATTAATGAGGTTAGTGACGTGAGCATGGAGTTGGGGATTATCAGGGGTAGGGTTGGTGGTTCTTACGTGGAGGTTAGGGTTAATGACAATTCCTGGAGTTGCGAGGCGTGTGGTTCTCCTTACGATCCCTGCCCCCACGTCATAGCATTAACAGCAAAAGCAATTAAGGATGGATTACTGAAGGTTGGTTAGAATGCTGATCGCGCAATTAGCCGATATACACCTTGGGCATAGGCAGTATGGACTTGATGAGAGGCTTGAGGATTATAATAGGGCGTTCCTAAGTGCCGTTAACGAGGTACTTAGACTTAGGGAGAAGGGCGGGTTGGACACTGTGATAATTAGTGGGGACTTCTTCGATACGCAGAGGCCACCGCCTAGTATTTACGTGACAGCAATAAGGGGCTTAACTAGGCTTAGGGAGGCGGGTATCAGGGTCGTAGTAATCAGGGGTAATCATGATGCGTCCATAATTAACCCAGTGGAGAATCCATTAACCGTGCTTCATCAAATGGGCCTAATTGACTACCTTGATGGTAATTATATTGACTTGGGTGGCGTTAGGGTTATTGGTGCTGGCACTGTTTATACTGATATACAGAATAGGCTCATTAATGAGTTAAGTACGTTGAGGGGCAATGGAGTGAATATTGCCGTGATACACCAGTACATTGAGGGAGCTCCATACATATACCCAATGCCCAACGTGGATGTCTTCATGGTTAATGAGAAACCCCTGGCTCAGCTGGGTCTTGATTACATTGCCGTGGGCCACATACATGAACACGGGCTTAAGCACCCAAGGATAAACGCGGTCTACCCGGGTTCACTGGAGGTTTGGGATGCCAGGGAATTCGAGATTTATGAATATACTGACGACAGATTGAGAAAGATTAAGGACATTGATCCCAAGGGTTTCCTGCTCCTCGATGTTGGTAATAACGGCGTTAGGGTAAGTAGTGTCAAGATAGGGCCATCCAGGAGGCTGGTCAGGGTTAGGATTAAGTATGATGATGCTAAACCAAGCACTGTTAAGAGGGATGTCTCCTACATAGCCAGTAACATGGATCAGAGGGGTTCATTGGTGATACTGGAGATTGAGGGTAGGGTGGCCGGTGGTTACTCAACGAGGGACTTCAACACCACCGAACTAAGGAGGCTATTTAGCAAGGCATGGGTTGACGTAAGGCTCGTCCTTGAGAGACAGAGCGCCGAGAGAAGCCCTAGGGTGTTTGGTGGAATTGGCGAAATAATTAGGCAGGCATTGAGGTCTAGGTTGGGCGATGAGGAGGTAGGTGTGGTAATGGATGTAATAGAGAGGGTTAAGGCTGATGATGAGGATGGCGCCCTCAAAACCCTGGAGAGGTTCATTGGTGTGCCACTGAGCGGTAGTAAGTCGATAAAGGATTGGTTGGGTGCGTCGGAATGATTACGAGGATTGAGATTGAGAACTTCAAGTCGATAGTGAGGGGTAAGGCGGTCATTAGTGAGGGCATTAACTTCATTCATGGGCCCAATGGCTCGGGCAAGACAAGCATCCTCGAGGCAATGGCTATAGCCCTATACGGAACCGAGTGGGTCAGGGGCAGGTACAAGCTAGGCGACTTGGTTAGGCGCGGTGCCTCCAGCGCCATTATCCGCCTCGAGTACTTGGGCGTTGATGGTCGTAGGTACCTGATCCAGAGATCCTTTAGCGTGGAGAAGACCCTTGAGTCCCAGACCTACGTCATCGACGAGGGTGGTAAGAGGGTTGCGGCCAGGGATAGGGAGGTCACTCAGTTCATTGTTAAGACCACGGGTATTGACCTGGAGACCTTCTCAGAGCTTCTCTACGTTAGGCAGGGGGAGATTAGGGAGATACTAAGGGGTGGGAGGAAGGGGGAGTTTAGGCTTGATACGTTGCTTAGGCTTGATGCGATTGAGAGGGCTAGGCAGGACGTGGTTAGGGAGGGGTTTAGGGTGGTGGCTAATACCGTGGAGGGCCTGAGGGGGAGGATTGAGGTGCTCGAACGTGAACTGAAGAACAGAAGAGAAGAGCTGAGTAGACTCGAGAGGGAGGTTTCCGAGGTTACCAGGATACTTGAGGGTAAGGAGAAGGAACTTGGGGCTGTTGAGGGTGAATTAAATGACTTAATGACTAGGGAGCAGGAACTTGAAAAACTCGAGAAGGAGTATGGAGAACTCAAACAAAGGCTTAATGCACTTACTGAGGAGGAATCAGCCCTAGTTAATGAGTTGAATACGTTGAAGAATAGCCTAAGGCAGTTGGATAAGTTGAGGGGGAGGATTAGTGAACTCGAGCGTGTGGTCTCAAGGGAGGAAGAACTGAGAGGGAGGATCGAGGAGTTAATGAGGAAGCGTGATGAGGTCAAGGGCAAGTTGGCGCTGGCCCAGGGCGCAAGGCGGAGGATCGAGGCAATAAGCAGGGAGTTAACCGGTATTGATGCAAGCATTAAGGAGTTGAATAATGCGTTGGACAGGGTTAATCAACTTA is a genomic window of Vulcanisaeta souniana JCM 11219 containing:
- a CDS encoding DNA repair exonuclease, encoding MLIAQLADIHLGHRQYGLDERLEDYNRAFLSAVNEVLRLREKGGLDTVIISGDFFDTQRPPPSIYVTAIRGLTRLREAGIRVVVIRGNHDASIINPVENPLTVLHQMGLIDYLDGNYIDLGGVRVIGAGTVYTDIQNRLINELSTLRGNGVNIAVIHQYIEGAPYIYPMPNVDVFMVNEKPLAQLGLDYIAVGHIHEHGLKHPRINAVYPGSLEVWDAREFEIYEYTDDRLRKIKDIDPKGFLLLDVGNNGVRVSSVKIGPSRRLVRVRIKYDDAKPSTVKRDVSYIASNMDQRGSLVILEIEGRVAGGYSTRDFNTTELRRLFSKAWVDVRLVLERQSAERSPRVFGGIGEIIRQALRSRLGDEEVGVVMDVIERVKADDEDGALKTLERFIGVPLSGSKSIKDWLGASE